TCGGGTGGCGGCTGGTCTGCATGATCATCTCGCCGACCGGGCCGTCGGTCGGGATCGGATAGCTGCATGGCAGAATGGTGCGGAAGAAGAAGCGGCCGTCGTCATCGGTGATGAAGCGCGCCCGCGCCGAGGCGCCAATCTCGTCGTAGTTCGGCTTCTGGGAATCGTAGAAGCCGTCATCGTCGGCGTGCCACACGTCGACGGGAACGTTGGCGAGCGGCTTGCCGTTGAGGTCCGTGACGCGGCTCTGCACGAACATCTTCTCGCCGGTGAGATTATGCGGCGAGATGTCGGTGCCATGCGCGGCCACCTTGTGCTCGCCGACATAGAAGGGGCCGAGCACCGTGGTCTCGGTGGCGCCGCCGCGGTCGCGATGGTTCACGGCGTCGACCAGCATGGAGACGCCGAGCACGTCGGAGAGCAGGATGAACTCCTGGCGGGTATTGGTGCACTTTTGTCCGGTCCGGGTCAGGAAATCGATCGCATAGTCCCATTCCTCGAAGGTGAGACCGGTCTTACTCACGTAATCGTGCAGCGACTTCACCAATTCCTGGAGCAGGAATTTCGCGCGCGGGCTTGGGGTGTTGTCGAAGCTCTTGACGACGGCCTCGGTGAGCTCGCTCTCGCTGAATTGGGTCATTTCTCTTTCCCGCTGTCCGATTTTCTCGTTGTTTGGCCTGACGGCGCTCCGCGACGGAGCCTACACCAGTCGGGTAGGCAGCGTTAAGCGCGACCGGCTTGGAATGGGGTCCTCATTTCGGCTATCACCTGTCCATAAAACCAGTCCGGAGGAACTGATGCTCGCCCCCAGCCCCGCCTCGCCCGAATCCGTCGGCATGTCCAAGGCCGCGCTCGACCGCGTCGATGCGCATCTGAAGAACCGGTATATCGATGCCGGCCGCTTTCCTGGAACGCAGCTCCTGGTCTATCGCCGCGGCAAGGTCGCCCACCGCTCGATGCTGGGCCTTGCGGATGTCGAGCGCGAGGTGCCGGTCAAGGACGATACCATCTACCGCATCTATTCCATGACCAAGCCGCTCACCAGCGTCGCCTTCATGATGCTGGTCGAGGAAGGTCTCGTCGCGATCGACGAGCCCGTCGCCAAATACATTCCAGAGTGGAAGGACCTTGGCGTGTTCGTCGCCGGCACGAATCCCGCCTTCCTGACGCGGCCGCCATCCCGGCCAATGCAGATCGTCGACCTTCTGCGCCACACGTCCGGGCTGACCTACGCCTTCCAGCAGCGATCCAATGTCGACGCGGCCTATCGCGAGCAGAAGATCGGCGAGGTGGAGAAGGCCGGCACACTCCAGAGCATGATCGAGGGACTGGCCAAGATCCCGCTGGAATTCTCGCCGGGCGATGCCTGGAACTACTCGGTCTCCACCGACGTGATCGGATATCTCATCGGCAAGATCTCAGGCATGCCCTTCGAGCAATTCCTCAAAGCACGCATTCTCGATCCGCTCGGTATGACCGACACCGATTTCCACGTGCCGGCCTCCAAGGCGCACCGCTTCGCGGCCTGCTATTCAGCCGACCCGCAAGGCGGCATGACCTTCCACGCCGGGCAGCGCCGTCAGGGCCTGACCCTGCAAGACGATCCGGCGACGAGCTCGTTCCTCACCCCGCCCTCCTTCATTTCGGGCGGCGGCGGCCTGTGCTCGACGGTGGCCGACTATCTCACCTTCTGCCGCGCGCTGCTGGGTGGCGGTGAGCTCGGCGGCGTCCGCCTGATCGGGCCGAAGACGCTGGCCCTGATGGCAACCAACCACATCCCGGGCGGCCGCTTCTTGCCGGAGGTCTCGCGCTCGCTGTTCTCCGAAGCGACCTATAACGGCATCGGCTTCGGCCTCGGCTTTGCCGTTACCATGCGCCCGGCAGAGACGCTGATAGCGGGCAGCCCCGGCGAGTATAGCTGGGGCGGCGCCGCAACGACCTCGTTCTGGATCGACCCGGCCGAAGAATTGATCACGATCTTCATGACGCAGGTGGTGCCCTCGAGCGCCTATCCGATCCGGCGCGAGCTCCGCAGCATGATCTACGCCGCGATCACCGAGAGCAATCTGTAGGTTTCGCGCGATCACATGAGACGGGCCCCGGCGAATTGCCGCCGTGGCCCGACGTGTCGGCCTCAGTGCATATGACCAATCAGATAGATGCCGCCGCCGATGACGAGAATCGTCGGCACGGCCCACAGAATGAACACTGGAATGATTGGCATCGTCACCTCCGTCAGTTGGATGTGCAGACCTTGACGGTCTTCATGCCTGCCTCGGCCTCGGTGCGCGACTTGTAGACGGTGCCGGCCGGGCCGACGACGGTCATCGAGGATTCCGTCGGCTTCTTGTCGACGATGGTGCATTTCTTGGTCTTGACGTCCTGCACGACGTAGAATTCGTCGGCGGCAAAGGCTGGAACGACGAAGGCAGCGATCATCAGCGCCGCGGTCGCGGTTTTCAGTTTCATGGTCCCTCTCCTCCAATCGCCGAAGTCGTTGCTTCGGCAATTCGACAACGGGAGGAAGCGTCAGGTTGTTCCTCGTCGTTTGGAACGCGGTGCGCTTTGCAGGGTTGTTGCCGCGATCGCTTCAACGAGGAGGATATCATGAAGAAGCTGTTGCTGCTTTCCGCAGCCGCCGCGCTGATCTCGACTGGCGCCATCGCGCAATCGACGGTCACCACCACGACCGGAACCGGTCACGCGACGGTTCAGATCGAGCCGGAATACCGAACCAAGATCAAAACCTACGTCACCGAGCACCATGTGCAGCCAGTGAGGACAAAGGAGAAGATCATCGTGGGCGCGACGGTCCCGAGTGATGTGGAGCTCGAAGCGGTTCCTACGGACTGGGGCCCCTCGCTCACGAAGTACCGTTACGTTTATTCTGGCGATCGCGTGATGCTAGTGGATCCGGGCACGCGCACTGTGGTGCAGGAAGTCGAGTGATCGTCTGAGATGAACGGGCCGCCGAAAGGCGGCCCGTTCGCCGGAGGATGAGGTGACGAGCTTGCCTGCATCGAATGCGGTGCAAAATCGATCGCGCTCGAAGAAGCGATCATTTGGAAAATGCCTTGGCGCTGGCGCGCCGCAGACCGTATGCTGACCCGTAGCTCGACGCCGTCGCGCCGAAACCGGGACGTCCGCGTTTGCCAAAGTTGACCCTGCCCGTACGGCTCGCTCTCCGGCGGCGTGCTGCTCCTGACCGGGCTTGCCTTCGCCTTGCGCATGGCCGCCACCATCGCGCGCGGCGAGATGCTGCACAATCTTTTGGTCGAAGAGCTCAACCACCGCGTCAAGAATACCCTCGCCTTGATGCAGGCGATCGCGGTGCAGTCGTTCCGCAGCGCGAGCCGCAACGAGCGCGTCAAGTTCGAGGGACGTCTCGGCGCGCTTGCGGAAGCGCACAATCTCCTGAGCCAGAAGAAGTGGCAGGGCTCAGAGTTGAAGGACGTCATTGCCCGCGCACTGGACCCGTTCCTGCTGAACAATCCGGATCGCATCCGGATGAACGGACCGGCGGTGCCGCTGTCGCCTCGCCTCGCCCTTGTGCTTTCGATGATCGTGCACGAGATCGCGACCAACGCCGCCAAGTACGGCGCGCTGTCCAACGAAACCGGGACGGTGACGCCGGACTGGGAGGTCACGGCCGATACGCCCAAGCCGCGGCTGCGACTGATCTGGACCGAGCGGGGCGGCCCGCCGGTGACCGCTCCGGTACAACGCGGCTTCGGCTCGCGCCTGATCGAGCGCAGCGCGCGCGATCAGCTCGGCGGCGAAGCCACGGTTGACTTCCTGCCGCGCGGCGGCGTCTGCACGATCAGCTGCGCGCTGGACGAAACGCGGTAGCGAAAGACCCTCCCGACCTGTCCTAACCGATGCTCTGGAGCACCGGAAAAGTCTCGAGCAGCCAGATGCTCATGTTGCTGATCGCGCCGGTGAGAAAGAAGATGCCGGTGATCACCATGAGCACGCCCATCGCGCGCTCCACATTGACGAGATGGCCCTTCATGCGCGCGAACAGCGCCGAGAACTGCTCGATCAGGAGCGCTGCAATCAGGAAAGGAATGCCGAGCCCCGCGGAATAGACCGCGAGCAGGCCGGCGCCCTTGGTCACCGTCGCCTCCGCCGCGGCGATCGAAAGGATTGCCGCGAGGATCGGCCCGATGCACGGCGTCCAGCCGAAGGCGAAGGCGAGCCCCATGATATAGGCCCCCCACAAGCCGACCGGCTTGGGGATCGGCAGCCGCCCTTCCCGCATCAAAAGGCTGATGCGTGTCAGCCCAAGGAAGTGCAGGCCCATCACGATGATGACGACACCGGCGAGGATCGAGAGCTCGGTCGACCAGGCACGGATCACGCTGCCGATCAGGGAGGCGCTGGCGCCCAGCGCGATGAAGATGGTCGAGAAGCCAAGCACGAACAGCAGAGCCGACATCATGACCGCGCGCCTGGAGGCGGACGGCTGCTCGTCGCTCTCGACGTGCTCGATCGTGGCGCCCGTCAGATAGATCAGATAAGGCGGAACCAGGGGCAGGACGCAGGGCGAGAGGAAGCTGACGAGGCCGGCAAGCAGCGCCGCCGTAATCGAAACATTTTGCATGATGCAGTCGGGGCCATCTCAAGGCCCGCACCGTGCGCAAGGGGGCGCGACGGAATTTGGGCCTACCGGCCTTTGGTGTAACCGATGCAGGGCAATGCGCAACAGAGGCGCGGAAATCCAAGGCTCCTCCCGATGCCGCCTCTGATCACAGATGCGGCATCGGGACGCGCACAAATCTCGCGGCTGCGAGAGATGGCGGCGTGGTTATTTCACCACGCGGAGCAGCGGACGCCGGGGCTGGTCCTGCGTCTGCTTGGAACGGAAGGCGGTGTCGCTGGCAGCGCCCCGCAGCATTTCGTCGCACAACGCCCGCAATTCGCCATTGTCGATGCCTTTGAGTTTCATCCGCAAATCGAGGATGGCGATTGACAGCAATTCGACCGTCTCGCGGACCTGGTTCTGACCGAGAACCCGACGGCACTCCTCAAGCGTTTCGAGCACCGACTGCAATTGTTCATCTGAATGCGGCACCGGCGTACTTTCCGTTAGTTCAACCTGTGAGAATGAATGGCAACGATCCCCGCGGCCCATCGTCGCCGGCGAGGATAGCATGACGAATTCGGGGCTTCGAACACGATTTCGCCGCGTCCGGAGCGAAATACAGCGTCCCATCAGAAATATGGCGTCGTTTGAGCGAGGAATGGGAGGCAACGCCAAGCCTCGCCAAGTGCCTCGACTTGGGGTCGATGCTCTCCAGCTTCGGAGAACCCGATATCCACCCAGTCCTCTCAAGGCTCGCAACGAAACGCACGCGATACCCCTCTTCCGGACGATCGTCTGCCCGATTCCCAACCCTTGGCACACTGCGATACCACAAAACCATAGGTGAGGATGACGTAAAAAAACTCGCCACCCCCGCAACCCGCCGTGGTTGTGGTTTGTCCAAGATTCTGCCAGTTTAGCCAGCCGAAAGGACTTGTATGCACCTCTTGGCGGAAAGGGGCGTTCCTCTGGAAGAACGCCAGAAAGCACTCCTCGGCGGCCTCTCGGATTGGGATGCGGCCAGGATATTCCTTGAGGTCGTGCGTTGCGGCAGCTTCCGCTCGGCCGCCGAGCGCCTTTCGCTCTCCATTAATGCCGTCCGGCGACGAATCGACGATTTCGAGCGCCAGATCGGCGCCACCCTGTTCACCCGCGACGTCCACGACACCCATTTGACCGATGAAGGTGCGCTGGTGGTCTCGGCCGTCGAGCGTATGGAGGCCGCGACCTTCGACGTGCTGCGCGCCAGCGATACGCTCGCGGGCACGTCCGGCGAGGTGCGGGTCGCCATCACCGAGGGACTCGGCACCTTCTGGCTCGCGCCGCGGCTGGTCGAATTCCAGCAGAGCTATCCAAATATCCTTGTCGACCTGCACTGCGCGATGCGCTCGGCCGACGTCTCCCGTCACGAGGCCGACGTCGCCATCCATCTGTCGCGCCCCTCAGCGCTGGACATCAAGCTGGTGCGGCTTGGCCGCATGCATCTGATGTTCTGGGCGGCCGAAAGATACATTCAGAAACATGGCGCACCACGCACGGCCCACGAATTGATCAAGCACCGCCTGGTGCTGCAATTCGCCGATCAGATCGCCGCCAAGGAGACATTCGAGAGCTTCTTCCCGGGCGTTGCGGAGCGTGACCTTCTGGTCATGAAGACCAACGTCTCAAGCGCCAACTACTGGGCTGTCGCGAACGGCGCCGGAATCGGCGTATTCCCGAGCTATGCCATCGCGCTTGGCGGGAAGTTGATTCCACTGGAGGTCGCGTTGAAGCGACCGTTGGATATCTGGTTGTCCTACCATCCCGGTAGCGGCCGGATTCCAAGGGTGCGGCACATGATTGACTGGCTGATCGAGGCCTTCAATCCGGCGCGCTTCCCGTGGTTCAAGGATGAATTCGTGCATCCGCGCGAATTCAAGGAAGTGTACATGGGCGAACCCCTGACCCAACTCTTCGGGGGATTTTCAACCGAGGAACGGTGAAAAAAAGTATGAAAACAGCGGCGAAGAGAATGAAGCAGCGCAGTGCCGGCAAACCGGACATTGAGCTTGGCAAACGGATCAGGTTGCGGCGCGTCGAGATGAAAATCTCGCAGGCTGAGCTTGGCGAGAAGCTGGGTGTCAGCTTCCAGCAGGTCCAGAAGTACGAAAAGGGCGTCAATCGCGTCGGCGCGGCCCGTCTGCAGCAGATCGCTTCGGCGCTCGACGTGCCCGTGACCTTCTTCTACGACGGCGACAACAAGGCGCGCGAAGTCGAGAGCCTTCTGTTCCTCGACAGCGCCTTCAGCCTCCGGCTGCTGCGCGCCTATAGCAAGATCAAGGACCAGACGGTGCAGCGTCAGCTCGTCTCGCTGATGGAATCGATCGCGGCGAACGAAAGCTGAGCGATCGACGGCTGGGCAGTCGGCCGTCCATCGATTTGATGTTCAATCCGCCGCGTCGCGGGGGCGCGGCTGGATTGAACGGGACTTCGAGCGCGCCTGATGCGCGGCAGTTGCTTTTTTGGGCCTCCTCTGAACGGGCCCGCTTGCTGCTTTTCGTTCCTCTCCGACGCGTTTTTCACGAACCGATCCGAGCCGTCGAACGACCAAATCGAGGGCGGATGGGCCGGGACGCCTGCGTTTAATCGGACCTCAACCCCCATGCCCTAGGATGCCACCGCCTCGCCGAACGCCGCGCCCGCGGCACTGCTGCAAGAAGAACGTCATGCGAGCGCCCGTCCGGGCCTCGGCTTTCCAAGGGGAAGATCAGGAATATGTTGAAGCGCCAAGCCATCATTGTTGCGGTTGGCCTGTTCGCGAGCGCCTCGGCCCTTGCGCAAACCGAAACCACCGGCCAGGCTGGTCCCGCCAAGCCCGGCGCCACAGCGCCGGCCGGCACGACGCCCGCGACGGCCAATCCGGCCCACATTGCGGTGCCGAAGGCCGCCGCAACGTCCGCCTCGACCCCCGAGTCACGCTCAGCCGCCGCACTTGCGCTGTCGCACGAGCCGATCCTCGACGAGGGCTCGGTCCAGCGGATCAAGGACGCTGCGCTGAGCTATTCCGACCTCGCCGTGCGCGGCGGCTGGCCGATGATCCCTGCGGATGCGAAATTCACGCTCGGCGCGCAGGGGCCCAGTGACGAGTTGCTACGCAAGCGCCTGATCGTCTCCGGCGATCTCGCCGCCGACCAGACAAGCGGCGCCTTCGACGAGACGCTGGCGGAGGCCGTGAAGCGCTTCCAGGCACGCCATGGCCTGGCGCCGACCGGCACGGTGACGCCGCGCACGATCGCGGCCATGAACGTTCCCGTACAAAAGCGTATCCGACAGCTCGAGG
This genomic interval from Bradyrhizobium sp. CB82 contains the following:
- a CDS encoding LysR family transcriptional regulator, with protein sequence MHLLAERGVPLEERQKALLGGLSDWDAARIFLEVVRCGSFRSAAERLSLSINAVRRRIDDFERQIGATLFTRDVHDTHLTDEGALVVSAVERMEAATFDVLRASDTLAGTSGEVRVAITEGLGTFWLAPRLVEFQQSYPNILVDLHCAMRSADVSRHEADVAIHLSRPSALDIKLVRLGRMHLMFWAAERYIQKHGAPRTAHELIKHRLVLQFADQIAAKETFESFFPGVAERDLLVMKTNVSSANYWAVANGAGIGVFPSYAIALGGKLIPLEVALKRPLDIWLSYHPGSGRIPRVRHMIDWLIEAFNPARFPWFKDEFVHPREFKEVYMGEPLTQLFGGFSTEER
- a CDS encoding DUF1236 domain-containing protein yields the protein MKKLLLLSAAAALISTGAIAQSTVTTTTGTGHATVQIEPEYRTKIKTYVTEHHVQPVRTKEKIIVGATVPSDVELEAVPTDWGPSLTKYRYVYSGDRVMLVDPGTRTVVQEVE
- a CDS encoding helix-turn-helix transcriptional regulator — its product is MKQRSAGKPDIELGKRIRLRRVEMKISQAELGEKLGVSFQQVQKYEKGVNRVGAARLQQIASALDVPVTFFYDGDNKAREVESLLFLDSAFSLRLLRAYSKIKDQTVQRQLVSLMESIAANES
- a CDS encoding dioxygenase codes for the protein MTQFSESELTEAVVKSFDNTPSPRAKFLLQELVKSLHDYVSKTGLTFEEWDYAIDFLTRTGQKCTNTRQEFILLSDVLGVSMLVDAVNHRDRGGATETTVLGPFYVGEHKVAAHGTDISPHNLTGEKMFVQSRVTDLNGKPLANVPVDVWHADDDGFYDSQKPNYDEIGASARARFITDDDGRFFFRTILPCSYPIPTDGPVGEMIMQTSRHPMRPAHVHFLVNAKGYEPLITHVFIGGDKYLDSDVVFGVKDELIAKVEKRTDPAMPDGGKAAAPWHLMTYEFHLKPGNGLAPKPLGVKVAEHA
- a CDS encoding cytochrome c biogenesis protein CcdA yields the protein MQNVSITAALLAGLVSFLSPCVLPLVPPYLIYLTGATIEHVESDEQPSASRRAVMMSALLFVLGFSTIFIALGASASLIGSVIRAWSTELSILAGVVIIVMGLHFLGLTRISLLMREGRLPIPKPVGLWGAYIMGLAFAFGWTPCIGPILAAILSIAAAEATVTKGAGLLAVYSAGLGIPFLIAALLIEQFSALFARMKGHLVNVERAMGVLMVITGIFFLTGAISNMSIWLLETFPVLQSIG
- a CDS encoding serine hydrolase domain-containing protein, whose product is MLAPSPASPESVGMSKAALDRVDAHLKNRYIDAGRFPGTQLLVYRRGKVAHRSMLGLADVEREVPVKDDTIYRIYSMTKPLTSVAFMMLVEEGLVAIDEPVAKYIPEWKDLGVFVAGTNPAFLTRPPSRPMQIVDLLRHTSGLTYAFQQRSNVDAAYREQKIGEVEKAGTLQSMIEGLAKIPLEFSPGDAWNYSVSTDVIGYLIGKISGMPFEQFLKARILDPLGMTDTDFHVPASKAHRFAACYSADPQGGMTFHAGQRRQGLTLQDDPATSSFLTPPSFISGGGGLCSTVADYLTFCRALLGGGELGGVRLIGPKTLALMATNHIPGGRFLPEVSRSLFSEATYNGIGFGLGFAVTMRPAETLIAGSPGEYSWGGAATTSFWIDPAEELITIFMTQVVPSSAYPIRRELRSMIYAAITESNL